The Streptomyces sp. NBC_01244 genome contains a region encoding:
- the merB gene encoding organomercurial lyase: MLAELDREDFLTLDEAGRIRAAYPFSAFETPHRIRLANGVRVWSMCAIDALGVSAMLDGQDARISSCDPVNGEPVTVTFADGATLWEPEDAVVFIGRRQGGRPG; this comes from the coding sequence GTGCTCGCCGAACTGGACCGCGAGGACTTCCTGACCCTCGACGAAGCGGGGCGGATCCGGGCGGCGTACCCCTTCTCGGCGTTCGAGACCCCGCACCGGATCCGGCTGGCGAACGGGGTACGGGTGTGGTCGATGTGTGCCATCGACGCCCTGGGCGTCTCCGCCATGCTCGATGGCCAGGACGCACGGATCTCCTCCTGCGACCCGGTCAACGGCGAGCCGGTGACCGTCACTTTCGCCGACGGGGCCACGCTGTGGGAGCCGGAGGACGCGGTCGTGTTCATCGGCCGCCGCCAAGGCGGCCGCCCAGGGTGA
- a CDS encoding ArsR/SmtB family transcription factor: protein MLTITPDIEVLARFGRALADPIRCRLLLALREAPAYPSDLADRIGVSRTRLSNHLACLRDCGLVVALPDGRRTRYELADARLGHALDDLRTAVIAVHTDRTCTNAAEEGCC, encoded by the coding sequence GTGCTGACGATCACCCCCGACATCGAGGTGCTGGCCCGGTTCGGCCGAGCGCTCGCCGATCCCATCCGCTGCCGGCTGCTGCTCGCCCTGCGCGAAGCACCCGCGTATCCCTCCGATCTGGCCGACCGCATCGGCGTCTCGCGGACGCGGCTGTCCAACCACCTCGCCTGCCTTCGGGACTGCGGTCTCGTCGTCGCCCTGCCCGACGGGCGCCGCACCCGCTACGAGCTCGCCGACGCACGGCTCGGCCACGCCCTGGATGATCTGCGGACGGCAGTCATCGCCGTCCACACCGACCGCACCTGCACCAACGCCGCCGAGGAGGGCTGCTGCTGA
- a CDS encoding arsenic resistance protein, which produces MEAHQIAIYLGAMALGGLLGWAAPAAGPGLEHAINPVLGALLFVTFLQVPAAELLRSLRDGRFLSAAMAVNFIVVPLVVAALYGFLPADQAVRVGVLLVLLCPCVDYVIVFSGLAGGDSRRLLAATPLLLVAQMALLPGFLYLFMGSGLGDIVDAGPFLEAFLLLIVVPLVLAWTLQTWAARAHAGQRVSDAATTTMVPLMAATLITVVASQVPKLGGSLGDVAAVIPFYAAFLIVMAFAGRLVARLFRLDVPASRAVVFTGATRNSLVVLPLALALPDELAVAAVVVVTQTLVEVIGMVVFVRLVPRLVPRLVPDREPFAGG; this is translated from the coding sequence ATGGAAGCCCACCAGATCGCGATCTACCTCGGCGCCATGGCTCTCGGCGGCCTTCTGGGCTGGGCGGCGCCCGCCGCCGGCCCCGGGCTGGAACACGCCATCAACCCGGTCCTCGGCGCCCTGCTGTTCGTCACCTTCCTCCAGGTTCCGGCGGCCGAGCTGCTCCGCTCCCTGCGCGATGGCCGCTTCCTGTCCGCCGCGATGGCCGTGAACTTCATCGTCGTCCCGCTCGTCGTGGCAGCCCTGTACGGGTTCCTGCCCGCCGATCAGGCGGTCCGGGTCGGCGTGCTGCTGGTGCTGCTGTGCCCGTGCGTGGACTACGTCATCGTCTTCAGCGGCCTGGCGGGCGGCGACAGCCGGCGCCTGCTGGCCGCCACCCCGCTCCTGCTCGTCGCGCAGATGGCGCTCCTGCCCGGTTTCCTCTACCTGTTCATGGGCTCGGGCCTCGGAGACATCGTCGACGCGGGGCCCTTCCTCGAAGCCTTCCTGCTGTTGATCGTCGTACCGCTCGTACTGGCCTGGACGCTCCAGACCTGGGCGGCCCGTGCGCACGCCGGCCAGAGGGTGTCCGACGCCGCGACCACCACGATGGTGCCGCTGATGGCGGCCACCCTGATCACGGTCGTCGCCTCCCAGGTCCCCAAGCTGGGCGGCAGCCTCGGCGACGTGGCAGCCGTCATCCCGTTCTACGCCGCCTTCCTGATCGTCATGGCCTTCGCCGGGCGCCTGGTGGCGCGCCTCTTCCGGCTCGACGTGCCCGCCTCCCGGGCCGTCGTCTTCACCGGCGCCACCCGCAATTCCCTCGTCGTCCTGCCCCTCGCTCTGGCCCTGCCCGACGAGCTCGCCGTCGCCGCGGTCGTCGTGGTCACCCAGACCCTCGTCGAGGTCATCGGGATGGTCGTCTTCGTACGCCTCGTCCCCCGCCTCGTCCCCCGCCTGGTCCCCGACCGGGAACCGTTCGCGGGTGGCTGA